A stretch of Gemmatimonadaceae bacterium DNA encodes these proteins:
- a CDS encoding aconitase family protein produces MFLTESPELVKRQLAGEDLPFDPRAPAGTPLHPKLRDNISTDEITPAYICYYFDETLGDFPYLGLKCGDEFPIVRGSVRAGHFVASVSGKRRGKGSSREQSPYAELVAGIKLVIAENIERIYRENCQNLGVFTSTDFGLIERVRRGEDIPLSEFTKDEGGISRGIIEYGGLFNYNLARLQGKVAVPTVTTPRRPMTIAEKIFAKHWVADPSSGAIGVPAVKPGDQGFVRTDIRFSHEYVTPMAAIFFDQLVGPDEPVNDPSSVFFFRDHLTFLDQVMRPEHVQMGLLDVANQLESKQREFAAAKGIKLYGQLDHRLNLHGALAAAGSEAICHSKILEAHAQPGQVIIGSDSHTPHAGAVGCIAFGVGTTAIFNSWITNDVRVEVPKSFKVVVRGRKPPNITAKDFMLEILRHPYIKSGEAIGQIIEYAGEAVEALSVDERATMTNMAAEVGAFTGIIAPDERTVEYLVAQRGMSAESARALCDGLRSDPDASYVKVIEIDASTLRPMLALPGDPGNGLYVDELPGEVRIDIAYAGSCTAGKKEDMDMYARVFAEALERGERVAQHVRCFIQCGSREVFEYCQERGYDRVFADVGATFVEPSCGACINAGPGVSRTKEEVTISAINRNFPGRSGPGQLYLASPYTVAASAIAGRIVEWTSGHDERDAARTDELVHA; encoded by the coding sequence TTGTTCCTTACCGAGTCTCCAGAGTTGGTCAAGCGCCAGCTAGCGGGCGAGGATCTGCCGTTCGATCCTCGCGCGCCGGCCGGAACGCCGCTGCACCCGAAGCTGCGCGACAACATCTCGACCGACGAGATCACACCAGCGTACATCTGCTACTACTTCGACGAGACGCTGGGAGACTTCCCGTACCTCGGCCTCAAGTGCGGCGACGAATTTCCCATCGTGCGCGGCTCGGTCCGCGCGGGGCACTTCGTCGCGTCCGTGTCCGGCAAGCGACGGGGCAAGGGCTCGTCGCGGGAGCAGTCGCCTTACGCAGAGCTGGTTGCGGGTATCAAGCTCGTCATCGCCGAGAACATCGAGCGCATCTATCGGGAGAACTGTCAGAACCTCGGTGTGTTCACGTCCACCGATTTCGGGTTGATCGAGCGCGTGCGCCGCGGCGAGGACATTCCCCTCTCCGAATTCACCAAGGACGAAGGCGGGATATCGCGGGGCATCATTGAATACGGCGGCCTGTTCAACTACAACCTCGCCAGGCTGCAAGGAAAGGTCGCCGTCCCCACGGTCACCACGCCGCGGCGCCCAATGACGATCGCCGAGAAGATCTTTGCGAAGCATTGGGTGGCGGACCCGTCGAGCGGGGCGATCGGGGTACCGGCGGTCAAGCCGGGAGATCAGGGGTTCGTCCGGACGGACATCCGCTTCAGCCACGAGTACGTGACGCCGATGGCCGCGATCTTCTTCGACCAGTTGGTCGGACCGGACGAACCGGTGAATGATCCGTCGTCGGTGTTCTTCTTCCGCGACCATCTCACGTTCCTGGACCAGGTCATGCGGCCGGAGCACGTGCAGATGGGGCTTCTCGACGTGGCCAACCAGCTCGAGAGCAAGCAGCGCGAATTTGCTGCCGCGAAGGGCATCAAGCTGTACGGCCAGCTCGACCATCGCCTGAACCTGCACGGCGCGCTCGCCGCGGCGGGCTCCGAGGCGATCTGCCACTCGAAGATTCTCGAGGCGCACGCCCAACCGGGTCAGGTGATCATCGGCTCGGACTCGCACACACCGCACGCGGGCGCCGTGGGCTGCATCGCGTTCGGCGTCGGCACGACGGCGATCTTCAATTCCTGGATCACGAACGACGTGCGGGTCGAGGTGCCGAAGTCCTTCAAGGTGGTCGTGCGCGGCCGCAAGCCGCCTAACATCACGGCCAAGGACTTCATGCTCGAGATTCTGCGCCATCCGTACATCAAGAGCGGCGAGGCAATCGGGCAGATCATCGAGTACGCGGGCGAGGCGGTCGAGGCGTTGTCGGTCGATGAGCGCGCGACCATGACGAACATGGCCGCTGAGGTCGGCGCCTTCACCGGCATCATCGCGCCCGACGAGCGCACGGTCGAATATCTGGTTGCCCAACGCGGCATGAGCGCCGAGTCGGCGCGCGCCTTGTGCGACGGTCTCAGGTCGGATCCGGATGCGTCCTACGTGAAGGTGATCGAGATCGACGCATCCACTCTGCGTCCCATGCTCGCGCTGCCCGGCGACCCGGGCAACGGCCTCTACGTGGACGAGCTGCCCGGTGAAGTTCGGATCGACATTGCCTACGCGGGCTCGTGCACGGCGGGCAAGAAGGAAGACATGGACATGTATGCCCGCGTGTTCGCGGAGGCGCTGGAGCGGGGCGAGCGTGTCGCGCAGCACGTCCGTTGCTTCATCCAGTGCGGGTCGCGCGAGGTGTTCGAGTACTGCCAGGAGCGCGGCTATGACCGAGTCTTCGCGGACGTCGGCGCAACGTTCGTCGAGCCCTCGTGCGGCGCGTGCATCAATGCGGGTCCCGGCGTGTCGCGCACGAAGGAGGAGGTCACGATCTCTGCCATCAACCGCAACTTCCCCGGTCGCTCCGGTCCGGGACAGTTGTATCTGGCGTCGCCGTACACGGTGGCCGCTTCGGCGATTGCGGGTCGCATCGTCGAATGGACGTCGGGACACGACGAGCGCGACGCCGCACGCACCGATGAATTGGTCCACGCCTGA
- a CDS encoding alpha/beta hydrolase, which produces MRGEFVDVGGARIYYYATGTRGAGEPVVLIHGFPTSSHLWRDVAPLIPEGHRVVVIDLLGYGRSDPPNGRDLSIKGHAERVIGLLDALRISYASIVGHDLGGGIAQYLAVRHPTRVARLALIDSVAFDDWPTRQLKLARTTLPLTRFLPATWILSMLRSELERGYAHEDNGARSIDIYVRPFCHPSGRDVLVSHLEALDAEETIALQQRLKDIVAPTAIVSGAHDPFLPPALAKRLQATIPGSSLDIISDVRHFTPEEAPETISTILSAWLQR; this is translated from the coding sequence ATGCGGGGTGAGTTCGTCGACGTAGGGGGCGCGCGCATCTATTACTACGCCACGGGCACGCGGGGCGCGGGCGAGCCGGTCGTACTCATTCATGGCTTCCCGACCTCGTCGCATTTGTGGCGCGACGTGGCGCCGCTGATCCCCGAGGGCCACCGCGTGGTGGTGATCGACCTGCTCGGCTACGGCCGGAGCGATCCGCCTAACGGACGCGATCTGAGCATCAAGGGCCACGCCGAGCGCGTCATCGGACTGCTGGACGCGCTGCGCATCTCGTACGCGTCGATCGTCGGACACGACCTGGGTGGTGGGATCGCGCAGTACCTGGCCGTGCGGCATCCGACCCGCGTGGCCCGGCTGGCGCTCATCGACTCGGTGGCATTCGACGACTGGCCAACGCGGCAGCTCAAGCTCGCCCGCACCACGCTGCCGCTGACGCGCTTCCTGCCGGCAACGTGGATTCTATCGATGCTGCGTTCGGAGCTCGAACGGGGCTACGCGCACGAAGACAACGGCGCCCGGTCGATCGATATCTACGTTCGACCGTTCTGCCACCCATCGGGACGCGACGTGCTCGTGTCGCACCTCGAGGCGCTCGATGCCGAAGAAACGATCGCCTTGCAGCAGCGGCTCAAGGACATCGTCGCGCCGACGGCGATCGTGTCGGGCGCGCACGACCCATTTCTGCCGCCGGCGTTGGCGAAGCGCCTGCAGGCCACCATACCCGGCTCGTCGCTCGACATCATCTCGGACGTGCGGCACTTCACACCCGAAGAAGCCCCCGAGACGATCAGCACCATTCTCTCGGCCTGGTTGCAGCGTTAG
- a CDS encoding protein kinase — protein MTDPMRDRVTAAVGDAYQVNAEVGRGGMAVVYRAMDLRLKRPVAIKVLPPELAFREDVKRRFLREAQTAAQLSHPNIVPIFSVDERDGIVFFVMGLVDGESLAARIARGPLSIADARRILGDVAGALAYAHAHGVVHRDVKPDNILIEREGGRPMVTDFGIARAVEADSRLTVTGIAVGTPAYMSPEQALGERDVDGRSDIYSLGVVAYQALSGVLPFHASNTPAMMMKHISETPRPLRSLRPDIPAPLEGAIARALVKRPEDRWPTATAFRDALLRDEAPRVPWQHTPASAPPRIAPPAGAWPPPADNTRVAPANAAPANPAPTRPPPIIAPQPLGASAVVPPLHYAAQALSARDLRRMSRSERFLSRPIEERITVFRRNLASTGIVVVMLAGINVLTSPEFPWFLFVALAMGASVMKQWSALWAEGITWKRIFKKPDPDAVRTVGPGVAAPALPGPSQAEVDAARLAPPDVLAGPHGDAVRRAAADRATILAIIASLGKADRDLIPDVEPTVDGLAQRTASIAQMLHHLDRDLSPSAMGELEQRIATVKREPDATTEHERRLSLLERQHASLLQLTSRRERLVGQLESVGIALGNLKLDLLKLRASGVQSAIGEVNSATVEARALSRDIGHVLEAADEVRKI, from the coding sequence GTGACGGATCCCATGCGCGATCGCGTGACCGCGGCGGTCGGCGATGCGTATCAGGTGAACGCCGAAGTTGGACGCGGCGGGATGGCGGTGGTGTACCGCGCGATGGATCTGCGGCTCAAACGCCCCGTCGCCATCAAGGTGCTCCCTCCCGAGCTGGCGTTTCGCGAGGACGTGAAGCGCCGGTTCCTGCGCGAGGCGCAGACGGCCGCGCAGCTGAGCCATCCGAACATCGTGCCCATTTTTTCGGTGGACGAGCGCGATGGCATCGTGTTCTTCGTGATGGGGTTGGTCGACGGCGAGAGTTTGGCCGCGCGCATTGCCCGTGGTCCGCTCTCGATCGCCGATGCGCGCCGGATCCTCGGCGACGTCGCGGGCGCGCTCGCCTACGCGCACGCGCACGGCGTCGTGCACCGCGACGTCAAGCCCGACAACATTCTGATCGAGCGCGAAGGCGGCCGGCCGATGGTCACCGACTTCGGCATCGCGCGCGCGGTGGAGGCCGACTCGCGCCTCACGGTCACCGGGATCGCCGTCGGCACGCCGGCCTACATGTCGCCCGAGCAAGCGTTAGGCGAGCGGGACGTCGATGGCCGCAGCGACATCTATTCGTTGGGCGTGGTAGCCTATCAGGCGCTGAGCGGCGTGCTGCCGTTCCATGCCAGCAACACGCCGGCCATGATGATGAAGCACATCAGTGAGACGCCCCGGCCGCTGCGCTCGCTGCGGCCCGACATCCCGGCGCCGCTCGAGGGCGCGATCGCGCGCGCGCTGGTGAAGCGTCCCGAAGATCGGTGGCCGACCGCGACGGCGTTCCGCGACGCGCTGCTGCGCGACGAAGCGCCGCGCGTGCCGTGGCAGCACACGCCGGCCTCGGCGCCGCCGCGCATCGCGCCGCCGGCCGGTGCCTGGCCGCCGCCCGCGGACAACACGCGCGTCGCGCCGGCGAATGCGGCGCCGGCGAATCCGGCGCCGACGCGCCCGCCGCCGATCATCGCGCCGCAACCGTTAGGCGCGTCGGCCGTCGTTCCACCGCTGCACTATGCCGCCCAGGCGCTGTCGGCGCGCGACCTGCGGCGGATGTCCCGGTCCGAACGGTTCTTGTCGCGGCCGATCGAAGAGCGCATCACGGTCTTCCGGCGGAATCTGGCCAGCACCGGGATCGTCGTCGTCATGCTGGCCGGCATCAACGTGCTCACGTCGCCCGAGTTTCCGTGGTTCCTCTTCGTTGCGTTAGCCATGGGCGCGTCGGTGATGAAACAATGGAGCGCGCTGTGGGCCGAGGGCATCACCTGGAAGCGCATCTTCAAGAAGCCCGATCCGGATGCCGTGCGCACCGTTGGGCCGGGTGTCGCCGCGCCGGCGCTGCCCGGCCCGTCGCAAGCCGAAGTCGATGCGGCCAGGCTCGCGCCTCCGGATGTGCTCGCCGGACCTCACGGTGACGCCGTCCGTCGAGCGGCCGCCGATCGCGCCACGATCCTCGCCATCATCGCATCGCTCGGCAAAGCCGATCGCGATCTCATTCCCGATGTCGAACCGACCGTGGATGGATTGGCGCAGCGCACCGCATCGATCGCGCAGATGCTGCATCACCTCGATCGCGATCTGTCGCCGTCGGCGATGGGCGAGCTCGAGCAGCGGATCGCCACTGTGAAGCGCGAGCCCGATGCGACCACCGAACACGAGCGCCGCCTGTCGCTGCTCGAGCGGCAGCACGCATCGCTGCTGCAGCTCACGTCGCGCCGCGAGCGGCTCGTTGGGCAGTTGGAGAGCGTCGGGATCGCGCTCGGGAACCTCAAGCTCGATCTGCTCAAGCTGCGCGCCTCCGGCGTCCAGTCGGCGATCGGAGAAGTCAACAGCGCGACGGTGGAAGCGCGCGCTCTCTCACGGGACATCGGCCACGTGCTCGAGGCAGCGGACGAAGTGCGCAAAATCTAG
- a CDS encoding protein kinase translates to MLDPTATSSDAELNALVERALAANYELDRELGRGGMGIVYRAKDRRLKRMVAIKVLPPELGFRGEIKSRFLREAETAAQLSHPDIVPIYSVDEREGLVFFVMACVDGDTLAKRLVERGPLPVDEARRILREVADALAYAHARGVIHRDIKPDNILLGEDGRAMVTDFGIARAIQEGADSRLTATGVAIGTPAYMSPEQAAGDREIDGRSDLYSLGIVGYQMLAGQLPFQASSTAAMLMKHISERPAPLDQVRPDVPPDLSAAIMALLEKEPSNRFPSAAAFEAVMSGDTSQMPARSSQTTAPQTAWGSSPTMSQATWGPPATSPLPVAPYPAPAGLVPNQARHGAPTPDDIARWSAPEVSHFRSQFLKYFSVNLVIVLASVFWSSGLLFVTVIWSMIMAARYSRLWSAGYDWRDVFHQPRDRRLIDVASETVEQAQSVFDKKKREELRLREQAARAALPSPTTPGGTPSADFGRYTDAVRRAEVDRGEILRLVMSLPASDQNLVNGVVPAAEGLYHRVQSLALSLVDLDRTSHPDDADRIEREITTLEAQANPLDYAASEDRVRRLARLKRDRRAVADAIKRRADTWAKLESCALALQGMRVDVLRLRAGGVASVSQHITLLTERARNLADEVDAAVGGVDEARRAAARGAR, encoded by the coding sequence GTGCTCGATCCGACCGCGACTTCCTCCGATGCCGAACTGAACGCGCTCGTCGAGCGCGCGCTGGCGGCTAACTACGAGCTCGATCGTGAGCTGGGCCGCGGCGGGATGGGCATCGTCTATCGAGCAAAAGACCGCCGGCTCAAACGGATGGTAGCAATCAAAGTGCTGCCGCCGGAGCTCGGCTTTCGCGGCGAGATCAAGTCGCGATTCCTGCGCGAAGCGGAGACGGCGGCGCAGCTCAGCCACCCCGACATCGTTCCGATTTACAGCGTCGACGAACGCGAGGGGCTCGTGTTCTTCGTCATGGCCTGTGTCGATGGCGACACGCTGGCCAAGCGATTGGTGGAGCGCGGACCGCTGCCGGTCGATGAAGCTCGGCGCATCTTGCGGGAGGTTGCCGACGCGCTCGCGTACGCTCACGCGCGCGGCGTGATCCATCGCGACATCAAGCCCGACAACATTCTGTTGGGCGAGGACGGTCGCGCGATGGTGACCGACTTCGGGATCGCGCGCGCGATCCAGGAGGGCGCCGACTCGCGTCTGACGGCGACGGGCGTCGCGATCGGCACGCCGGCGTACATGTCGCCCGAGCAGGCGGCCGGCGACCGCGAGATCGACGGCCGCAGCGATCTATATTCGTTAGGCATCGTGGGTTACCAGATGCTGGCCGGACAGCTGCCGTTCCAGGCATCGAGCACGGCCGCGATGCTCATGAAGCACATCTCGGAGCGGCCGGCGCCGCTCGACCAGGTGCGTCCCGATGTGCCCCCGGACCTCTCGGCCGCCATCATGGCGCTGCTGGAGAAGGAGCCGTCCAACCGGTTTCCGAGCGCCGCCGCGTTCGAGGCCGTGATGTCGGGCGACACGAGCCAGATGCCGGCGCGCTCGTCGCAGACGACCGCGCCCCAAACCGCGTGGGGATCCTCGCCGACGATGTCGCAGGCGACGTGGGGCCCGCCGGCGACGTCGCCGCTGCCGGTCGCGCCCTACCCGGCGCCCGCCGGCCTCGTGCCTAACCAAGCGCGTCACGGCGCGCCGACGCCGGACGACATCGCGCGCTGGTCGGCGCCCGAGGTGTCGCACTTCCGGTCGCAGTTCCTCAAGTACTTCTCGGTCAACCTCGTCATCGTGCTCGCGTCGGTGTTCTGGAGCTCCGGGCTCCTCTTCGTCACCGTCATCTGGAGCATGATCATGGCGGCCCGGTATTCCCGGCTCTGGTCGGCGGGATACGACTGGCGCGACGTGTTTCATCAGCCGCGCGACCGCCGGCTGATCGATGTGGCATCCGAGACCGTCGAGCAGGCGCAATCGGTGTTCGACAAGAAAAAGCGCGAAGAGCTGCGCCTGCGCGAACAAGCGGCGCGTGCCGCGCTGCCGTCGCCCACCACGCCGGGCGGAACGCCGTCGGCGGATTTCGGACGGTACACGGACGCCGTGCGCCGAGCGGAAGTGGATCGCGGCGAGATTCTTCGGTTAGTCATGTCGCTGCCTGCGTCCGACCAGAATCTGGTCAACGGCGTCGTGCCGGCCGCGGAAGGGCTGTACCATCGGGTGCAGTCGCTGGCGCTGTCGTTGGTCGACCTGGATCGCACGTCGCATCCCGATGATGCGGATCGGATCGAGCGTGAGATCACGACGCTCGAAGCGCAGGCCAACCCGTTGGACTACGCCGCGAGCGAGGACCGCGTGCGGCGGCTGGCGCGCCTCAAACGCGACCGTCGCGCGGTCGCGGACGCAATCAAGCGCCGCGCCGACACCTGGGCCAAGCTCGAGAGCTGCGCGCTCGCGCTGCAAGGCATGCGCGTCGACGTGCTGCGCTTGCGCGCCGGCGGCGTGGCCAGCGTGAGTCAGCACATCACCTTGCTCACCGAGCGCGCGCGGAATCTGGCCGACGAGGTGGACGCGGCCGTTGGCGGAGTCGACGAAGCGCGGCGAGCCGCGGCGCGCGGAGCGCGGTAG
- the lon gene encoding endopeptidase La has translation MAQRQTLPVLPLRGTVIFPGLTQPIAAGRPGTLRAIEAALKADRLVFAVAQRDNTDEPSPDILYSMGVIARIGQVQRGLGGVQLLLQGEQRATSLQYTTTDNYLAAVVVPVEEMNPLDEHDPAFEALHKEARERAAELGEKRGLPEEVVHQVLDSVTESGKFADLVAGYIDLSVPEKQGLLETLSVEERLRRVLVHVQRQIGLLEAQEEIKSQVQEELGQRQREMYLREQMKAIQKELGDDDQSREIEELREKLSKLELPKTARQEVERELGRLERSGRESMEAQVIRTYLEWIAELPWNTRSDDNLDLKHAAEVLDEDHYGLPDVKDRVLEFLAVRQLRAQELAAEVEKTGEFPAAKIRPRRDEATPSLTPTDDGRTITDKREAKARAMAKGPILLFVGPPGVGKTSIAKSIARALGREYVRASLGGARDEADIRGHRRTYVGAMPGRIVQGMKQAGTKNPVFLLDEVDKLGVSFQGDPASALLEVLDPAQNDTFTDHYLNVPFDLSEVLFIATANFIQNIPAPLLDRMEVVEFSGYTEREKAEIAKKYLIPRQLEESGLGGKGVTFDDDAVMRVVSSYTRESGVRQLERQIGAVARKVARRIASGEEVPHELTPGDVRELLGRPKVHPEHAAEENEVGVATGMYYTPAGGDIMFVEAAVRRLYGAASPGSITESGPLGTVSLILTGQLGDVMKESARAALTYAATHARRLKIAEDGLGSIEAHIHVPAGAIPKDGPSAGVTMATALVSALSGVPVRRDVAMTGEITLRGRVLPIGGLKEKVLGAHRAGITTIILPKENEADLEDIPEEVRRVLSFHPVTTLDEVFAIALAPNGAGANAHPPVEEEEPAGAR, from the coding sequence ATGGCACAACGACAAACACTACCAGTTCTACCGCTTCGGGGAACGGTGATATTCCCGGGCCTCACGCAGCCGATCGCGGCTGGGCGGCCGGGCACTTTGCGCGCCATCGAAGCGGCGCTCAAGGCGGACCGCCTGGTGTTCGCGGTAGCGCAGCGTGACAATACCGACGAGCCGTCACCCGACATTCTCTATTCGATGGGTGTGATCGCCCGCATCGGGCAGGTGCAACGCGGATTGGGCGGCGTGCAACTGCTTCTGCAAGGCGAGCAGCGTGCAACGTCACTTCAATACACCACAACCGACAACTATCTCGCGGCGGTCGTCGTGCCGGTGGAGGAAATGAATCCACTGGACGAGCACGACCCGGCGTTCGAGGCGCTGCACAAGGAGGCGCGTGAGCGCGCGGCCGAGCTCGGCGAGAAGCGTGGGCTGCCCGAAGAAGTCGTGCACCAGGTGCTGGACTCGGTGACGGAGTCGGGCAAGTTCGCCGACCTCGTCGCGGGCTACATCGATTTATCGGTGCCCGAGAAGCAGGGTCTGCTCGAAACGTTGAGCGTCGAAGAGCGGTTGCGCCGCGTGCTCGTGCACGTGCAGCGGCAGATCGGCCTGCTCGAGGCGCAGGAAGAAATCAAATCGCAGGTGCAGGAGGAGTTGGGCCAGCGCCAGCGCGAGATGTATCTGCGCGAGCAGATGAAGGCGATTCAGAAAGAGCTGGGCGACGACGACCAGAGCCGCGAGATCGAGGAGCTGAGAGAAAAATTGTCGAAGCTCGAGCTGCCGAAGACGGCGCGGCAGGAAGTCGAGCGCGAGTTGGGCAGACTCGAGCGCTCGGGCCGGGAGTCGATGGAAGCGCAGGTGATTCGCACGTACCTCGAGTGGATCGCCGAGCTGCCGTGGAATACGCGGTCGGACGACAATCTGGACCTCAAGCACGCGGCCGAAGTGTTGGACGAAGATCACTACGGTCTTCCGGACGTGAAGGACCGCGTTCTGGAGTTCCTGGCGGTGCGCCAGTTGCGCGCGCAGGAGTTGGCTGCGGAGGTCGAGAAGACGGGCGAATTCCCCGCGGCGAAAATCCGTCCGCGGCGCGACGAGGCGACGCCGTCGCTCACGCCGACCGACGACGGCCGGACGATCACCGACAAGCGCGAGGCGAAGGCGCGCGCGATGGCGAAGGGTCCGATCCTGTTGTTCGTCGGCCCGCCGGGGGTGGGCAAGACCAGCATCGCGAAGTCGATCGCCCGTGCGTTAGGCAGAGAGTACGTGCGCGCCTCGTTGGGCGGCGCGCGCGACGAAGCGGACATCCGCGGCCATCGCCGGACCTACGTCGGCGCGATGCCCGGCCGCATCGTGCAAGGGATGAAGCAGGCGGGCACCAAGAACCCCGTGTTCCTGCTCGACGAGGTCGACAAGCTCGGGGTTTCGTTCCAGGGCGATCCGGCGAGCGCGCTGCTGGAGGTGCTGGATCCGGCGCAGAACGACACGTTCACCGATCACTATCTGAACGTGCCCTTCGACTTGAGCGAAGTGTTGTTCATCGCGACGGCCAACTTCATCCAGAACATTCCCGCGCCGTTGCTGGACCGCATGGAAGTGGTGGAGTTCTCGGGCTACACCGAGCGCGAGAAGGCCGAGATCGCGAAGAAGTATTTGATTCCGCGGCAGCTCGAGGAATCGGGGTTGGGCGGCAAGGGGGTCACGTTCGACGACGATGCGGTAATGCGGGTGGTGAGCAGCTACACGCGCGAGAGCGGCGTGCGGCAGTTGGAACGTCAGATCGGGGCGGTGGCGCGCAAGGTGGCGCGGCGGATCGCGTCGGGCGAGGAGGTGCCGCACGAGCTGACGCCGGGCGATGTGCGCGAGCTGCTGGGGCGGCCGAAGGTGCACCCGGAGCACGCGGCGGAGGAGAACGAGGTGGGTGTGGCCACCGGCATGTATTACACGCCGGCGGGCGGCGACATCATGTTCGTCGAGGCGGCCGTGCGGCGGTTGTACGGTGCGGCGTCGCCGGGCAGCATCACGGAAAGCGGTCCGTTAGGCACCGTGTCGCTCATTCTCACCGGCCAGTTGGGCGATGTGATGAAGGAGTCGGCGCGGGCGGCGCTCACGTATGCGGCCACGCATGCGCGGCGTCTCAAGATCGCCGAGGATGGGCTCGGCAGCATCGAGGCCCACATCCACGTGCCGGCGGGGGCGATCCCGAAGGATGGTCCATCGGCCGGTGTGACGATGGCGACGGCGCTCGTGTCGGCGTTGTCGGGCGTGCCGGTGCGCCGCGACGTGGCGATGACGGGAGAGATCACGCTGCGGGGCCGCGTTCTGCCGATCGGCGGCTTGAAGGAAAAGGTGCTCGGCGCACACCGTGCCGGCATCACGACCATCATTCTGCCCAAGGAGAACGAGGCCGATCTGGAAGACATCCCGGAGGAAGTGCGTCGGGTGCTGTCCTTCCACCCGGTGACCACGCTGGATGAAGTATTCGCGATCGCGCTGGCGCCTAACGGCGCCGGCGCGAACGCGCATCCGCCCGTGGAAGAAGAAGAGCCCGCGGGCGCGCGCTGA
- a CDS encoding twin-arginine translocase TatA/TatE family subunit, with amino-acid sequence MFGDIGIDKLLLILGIVLVFFGPRRLPELGATLGKGIRDFKRSLGGLDVDVPGVLPPAGTRPVHDDAAGAAPAEPKRLIQ; translated from the coding sequence GTGTTCGGCGACATCGGCATCGATAAACTGCTGTTGATTCTGGGAATCGTGCTCGTGTTCTTCGGCCCGCGCCGTCTGCCCGAGCTGGGGGCGACGTTAGGCAAAGGCATTCGAGACTTCAAGCGGAGTCTGGGCGGTTTGGACGTCGATGTGCCGGGCGTGCTGCCCCCGGCCGGCACCCGGCCGGTTCACGACGACGCGGCCGGCGCCGCGCCGGCCGAGCCCAAGCGCCTCATCCAGTAA